From the genome of Chrysoperla carnea unplaced genomic scaffold, inChrCarn1.1, whole genome shotgun sequence, one region includes:
- the LOC123304858 gene encoding uncharacterized protein LOC123304858 yields the protein MASVVELSKSMVENMKKALLLLNENKNQGGLEKWIKKCTVNIRQLNKHLKKCDCVGTKRHLQTSIGEMIGFRVMMKAMLHQGGNIKHNIKRNIKRNIKRIQWKNMESAFDSRIKTGIIINLTHKDPKLFLDDALCMFIRQIRNVLKDFNQIKVNSTFCGEFVKLQNDDEVYEFKYFNSKNQIIDRISNLTEWYQENIQKPILVQLEEFQERDSGWALNAVVNLMININKYESFRGSSYIDLPQQIKSKNACINVKNNDDACFAWAVTSALHQASEHSDRMSSYPHYSGVLNLNGINFPMELKQIPKFEKLNDISINVFILKLKKSMYSVVPTLLTNNKRNRHVNLLMVQDVYFDEEDDDDEENNNDENIDIKYHYCWIKNFSRLVSNQLNKDSHKNNKERVPFIIYADFECLLKPLAPENNKNSQRYQQHEAYSVGYYFCCSYDDTLSYYNSYRGVNPELWFVDELKEIAEKVEDIYANPVPMNELSDIEKQQFRQASVCHICEKALGNDRVRDHDHLTGKFRSAAHSECNLNYQNSRTVPVVFHNLSGYDAHFVIMELATAFEGRVDLLPINKEKYISFTKNIVGSDVKFKFVDSFRFMASSLEKLASYLPECKILYKNCFDGDVHKYNLLTRKGVFPYDYVDGWNKLEDRHLPPIRAFYSKLNDSNISQNDYEHAKNIWKKFKIQTLGEYSDLYLKTDVLLLADIFENFRDTSVKTYNLDPAHYCTTPGFTWDAMLKYTQIQLELLTDIDMLMFVERGIRGGISQCCNRYAKANNKYMSDYNELEESIFIMYYDVNNLYGWAMSQYLPTGGFKWYTDTSLNVQRIPDECSEGFILEVDLAYPQHLHDQHNDLPLCSTHEKPPGSKQKKLLTTLHDKEKYIIHYRNLKQCLKLGMKLKKVHRILKFNQSPWLKHYIDLNTQMRAKATNEFEKNLYKLMNNAVFGKTMENVRKHTIVKLKTKWLGRFGAKVLIAKPNFHSRTIFKENLVAIELNKSEVFFNKPIYVGMCILDISKTCVYDFHYNYMQGVFGDKCKVLYTDTDSLIYEIKTPDIFKIMKRDVQRFDTSDYELNNIYNIPLVNKKVPGLMKDELNGQIITEFIGLRSKMYSVRVNGEDKIKKAKGVKNSVIKNTITFDDYIKCLTNCTEIIKRQQCIISNQHNVYTVNQSKIALSPHDDKRSLIDNSSDTFAWGHFKLQTDEEIDELLDEVINLLGQHPSINNIMQGLLTTK from the exons ATGGCTTCAGTAGTGGAATTAAGCAAATCAATGGTAGAGAATATGAAGAAAGCTTTGCttctattaaatgaaaataaaaatcaaggtGGTTTGGAAAAATGGATTAAGAAATGCACAGTGAATATTCGACAattgaataaacatttaaaaaaatgtgattgtGTTGGTACAAAACGACATTTGCAAACAAGTATTGGTGAAATGATTGGTTTTCGGGTAATGATGAAGGCAATGCTACATCAAGGTggtaatataaaacataatataaaacgtAATATAAAACGTAATATAAAACGTATTCAATGGAAGAATATGGAGTCCGCGTTTGATAGTCGAATTAAGActggtataattattaatttgacacACAAAgacccaaaattatttttggacgATGCACTGTGTATGTTTATACGACAAATCCGGAATGTTTTAAAGGATTTCAATCAAATCAAAGTAAATTCAACATTTTGCGGTGAATTTGTAAAGCTACAGAATGATGATGAAGTTTacgaattcaaatattttaatagtaagaATCAAATTATTGATCGAATTTCAAATTTAACGGAATGGTATCAGGAAAACATACAAAAACCAATTTTAGTACAGTTAGAAGAATTTCAAGAACGTGACAGTGGTTGGGCCTTAAATGCAGTAGTAAACTTAatgattaatattaacaaatatgaaTCGTTCAGAGGTTCATCATATATTGATTTACCTCAacaaataaaatccaaaaacgCTTGCATAaacgttaaaaataatgatgatgcTTGCTTTGCATGGGCGGTTACATCAGCTTTACACCAAGCTTCAGAGCATTCTGATAGAATGTCTTCTTATCCACATTATTCGGGGGTGTTAAATTTAAATGGTATAAACTTTCCGATGGAACTAaaacaaataccaaaatttgaaaaactgaaCGATATAAGcataaatgtgtttattttaaaattaaaaaaatctatgtaCAGTGTTGTGCCAACtttgttaacaaataataaaagaaatagacATGTAAATTTACTTATGGTTCAAGATGTGTATTTTGATGaagaagatgatgatgatgaagaaaataataatgatgagaATATTGATATCAAATACCATTATTgttggattaaaaatttttcacgaCTTGTATCAAATCAACTGAATAAAGATAgccataaaaa taataagGAACGAGTACCGTTTATTATCTATGCCGATTTTGAATGTTTACTGAAACCACTTGCtccagaaaataataaaaattcacaacGTTATCAACAACATGAAGCATATAGTGTaggttattatttttgttgttcatATGATGATACTCTTAGTTATTATAATTCGTATAGAGGAGTCAATCCCGAACTATGGTTTGTAGATGAATTGAAGGAAATAGCTGAAAAAGTTGAAGATATATATGCAAATCCTGTACCTATGAATGAGCTTAGTGACATTGAAAAACAACAATTTCGGCAAGCTTCTGTGTGCCATATTTGTGAAAAAGCTTTGGGTAATGATCGTGTACGAGACCATGATCACTTAACGGGAAAGTTTCGTTCTGCCGCACATAGCGAGTGTAatttaaattaccaaaattcACGGACAGTTCCTGTTGTGTTCCATAATTTGAGTGGCTACGATGCACATTTTGTAATTATGGAATTGGCTACAGCGTTTGAAGGCAGAGTAGATTTATTacctataaataaagaaaaatatatatcattcaCCAAAAACATTGTTGGTagtgatgtaaaatttaaatttgttgattCATTCCGATTTATGGCATCATCATTGGAAAAGTTAGCATCATATTTACCAGAATGTaagatattatacaaaaattgttttgatggGGATGTTCATAAGTACAATTTGTTAACTAGAAAGGGTGTGTTTCCGTATGACTATGTTGACGGTTGGAATAAATTAGAAGATCGGCATTTACCACCTATCAGAGCATTTTACAGCAAGTTGAACGATTCAAACATTTCACAAAACGATTATGAgcatgcaaaaaatatttggaaaaaattcaaaattcaaactttAGGTGAATATTCGGACCTGTATTTGAAAACAGATGTATTACTTCTAGcagacatttttgaaaattttcgtgatACTTCTGTTAAGACATACAATTTAGATCCTGCGCACTATTGTACCACACCGGGATTTACATGGGATGCAATGTTAAAATACACACAAATTCAACTGGAATTGTTAACTGATATTGATATGTTGATGTTTGTGGAGCGGGGGATCAGGGGAGGAATAAGCCAGTGCTGCAATCGCTATGCGAAagcaaacaataaatatatgtctGATTATAATGAACTTGAAGAATCCATATTCATAATGTATTATGACGTTAACAATTTGTATGGTTGGGCCATGTCGCAATATTTGCCGACTGGGGGATTTAAATGGTACACTGACACATCACTGAACGTGCAACGGATACCTGATGAATGCTCAGAAGGTTTTATACTGGAAGTGGACTTAGCGTACCCTCAGCATCTTCATGATCAACATAATGATCTTCCATTATGTTCGACACATGAAAAGCCACCaggttcaaaacaaaaaaagttacttacaaCACTTCATGACaaagaaaaatacataattcACTACAGGAATTTGAAACAGTGTCTCAAGCTTGGAATGAAATTGAAGAAAGTGCAtcgtattttgaaatttaatcaaTCTCCTTGGCTAAAACACTACATTGACTTAAATACTCAAATGCGTGCCAAGGCAACAAAcgagtttgagaaaaacttATATAAGCTAATGAACAATGCAGTGTTTGGCAAAACGATGGAAAATGTGAGAAAACATaccattgtaaaattaaaaaccaagtGGTTGGGTAGGTTTGGAGCAAAAGTTCTCATTGCCAAACCAAATTTTCATAGTAggacaatttttaaagaaaacttggTAGcgattgaattaaataaaagtgaggtgttttttaataaaccaataTATGTAGGCATGTGTATTTTAGACATTTCAAAGACATGTGTATATGACTTTCATTACAATTATATGCAAGGGGTGTTTGGTGATAAGTGTAAGGTTTTGTATACCGACACGGACTCGTTAATTTACGAGATAAAAACACcagatatattcaaaattatgaaaCGTGATGTACAAAGATTTGACACTAGTGACTAtgaactaaataatatttataacataccTTTAGTTAACAAGAAAGTACCAGGTTTAATGAAAGATGAGCTAAATGGACAAATAATTACCGAATTTATTGGTTTAAGATCTAAAATGTATAGTGTAAGAGTGAATGgtgaagataaaataaaaaaggccAAAGGAGTAAAAAACtcagttattaaaaatacaattacttTTGATGATTATATTAAGTGTTTAACAAACTGtacagaaattattaaaagacaACAATGCATTATATCTAATCAACATAATGTATATACAGTAAATCAATCAAAGATTGCTTTGAGTCCACACGACGATAAACGAAGTTTGATTGATAACTCTTCGGATACATTCGCGTGGGgtcattttaaattacaaacagATGAAGAAATCGATGAATTATTAGATGAAGTTATTAACTTGTTGGGTCAACATCCAAGCATTAACAATATAATGCAGGGACTGTTAACTACGAAATGa